A stretch of the Clarias gariepinus isolate MV-2021 ecotype Netherlands chromosome 26, CGAR_prim_01v2, whole genome shotgun sequence genome encodes the following:
- the LOC128514208 gene encoding sulfotransferase 2B1-like: protein MAQSDLYMLYHGLYLAKFGYTTESLKYFESFQVQDDDTFIITYPKSGTTWMQEILSLILSEGDLTPVLTLQNFEKIPWLEAKENDQLVAKLSSPRAFISHMPYQLMPSTFFSSKAKVIYLARNPKDVVVSLFYFHQTISFLPDPGTFEEFTDGFLEGNVMFGKWTDHVKSWRNADLGDRILYITYEEMLQDLRGVIKRILRFLNRQLSEEALKQLIEQSQFKAMKQNKMSDSLPVSQKIMDNTKPPFLRKGIAGDWKNHFSPELEAKFNAVINEEMEGTDIKFLLDKEHQ, encoded by the exons ATGGCTCAAAGCGACCTGTACATGCTTTATCATGGGCTTTATCTTGCAAAATTTGGTTACACGACAGAAAGTCTGAAATATTTTGAGTCGTTCCAGGTACAGGATGATGATACTTTTATAATTACATATCCCAAATCTG gtaCAACATGGATGCAGGAAATACTTTCTCTGATTTTAAGTGAAGGAGATCTTACTCCGGTGCTTACCCTTCAAAACTTTGAGAAAATTCCATGGCTTGAGGCCAAAGAAAATGATCAATTAGTCGCCAAGCTGAGTTCTCCAAGAGCCTTCATATCTCACATGCCTTATCAATTGATGCCTTCCACCTTCTTCTCTTCCAAGGCTAAg GTTATTTATCTTGCTAGAAACCCAAAGGATGTTGTGGTTTCCCTGTTTTATTTCCACCAAACCATCAGCTTTTTGCCCGATCCAGGAACGTTTGAGGAATTTACTGACGGCTTTCTAGAAGGAAATG TGATGTTTGGAAAATGGACTGATCATGTGAAGAGCTGGAGAAATGCAGATTTAGGAGACAGAATCCTCTACATCACATATGAGGAGATGCTGCAG GATCTTCGTGGCGTCATCAAACGCATTTTACGCTTCCTTAATCGGCAACTGAGTGAAGAAGCACTGAAACAGTTGATTGAACAGAGTCAGTTCAAAGCCATGAAGCAAAACAAAATGTCCGATTCCTTACCAGTGTCACAGAAAATAATGGACAACACGAAGCCCCCTTTCCTGAGAAAAG gaattgcTGGTGATTGGAAGAATCACTTCAGTCCTGAGTTGGAGGCCAAATTTAATGCGGTTATTAATGAAGAAATGGAGGGAACTGACATAAAATTCTTGTTGGATAAGGAACACCAATAA